From Enoplosus armatus isolate fEnoArm2 chromosome 23, fEnoArm2.hap1, whole genome shotgun sequence:
CTTAGACAATCATGGAATACACACAATCCAATATAAAGAATAACATACCATAACCTAAGCATGATCCTGTTCTGAGATACTGCAGTGATGAATGTAATAGAAATGTTTCCTAAACCTCAGTTGACTGGTGTTTGCAGCAAGtttaacattaaacacagtGACCTCTAGTGGTCGGTCATCTctacaaaacacagcaggagtTTAGACCACAATACATGTTCACAACAACGTGCGTTTCAACTCACTCTTTGATGCAAAGTTATCAGATGCACTTCTTACCTGTCCACCAACTCCAGACCCTCGTTGATTTTCTTTAACATGTCGTATCGCTCACGACCACGAACCTGCAGGAGAGATCAGAGGGAAGTTAATCAAACAGCATGGAAAGTTTTGTAAATACGTCTAGCTTTATAGCAGTATAGTATAACAGTATATAACAGTTATTTACATGCAAGACAAAcacctccttgtcctcctcctctgcacttGAGGTCGACTTGGACTTCTTCATAGAAGTCGTGTCAGGAGCCGGAGCGCTCTCTAAAGAAACAAATATTAGGTTAGCAAGGGAACAGCGAGCAGGGGCGGAAACTTTAATCTCatgtaatgaaacaaaaacatacttcGCTTTTTAGTTTGTTTGGTTGGGTTCTGCGTCTTGGTGCTATTATCCTCCTCGGTTCTGCGGTCTCTGCCTGGACATGCGCAGACACGCACCTCGAAGCACCTCCGGCCCAAAACAAGTCCCCTACGAAGAAGATGAAAAATAGTAATGGTCAAAATGCTTTCCTCGgctgcacaaacaaatcaaGACCCAATAGGAAcagtaataacacacacataagactGGTAAAAGTGTTAACCAAGATATCCAGTTACATCATGTCATCCATGTCCTCTATATACCACATCTCTATACCCAGAAGACACATCAACACCCCCACTGCCTCCCCACACATCTGTAAAAAGACAAGCAAGACTTACTCTGTAGTCTCAAGGGTCAGGATGGTGAGGATGGGTCTTCGGTTCATTCCCCCCATGCAGGAACTGTTGCACATAAAGCTCAGCAGGATGGTTGTCATCTCTGAGCCCAACTGAAACAGGAAAAGCGAACAACATTTAGTCACTGCTGGTTTAAGTTACACAATTACAATTGATTGTATTACGTTCAGACAGGGCAGTTGTACCTGTGGAGGCTCGTATGGGACAGTCACACTCTGCCTCTTTGTGTGCGGATCTTCAAAATACTGAGCCCTCTGGTTTCCCTCCACTCTGATCAGATGGCTGCGATGCTCGGCGGCTGAATGGTAAACagattgagaaaatatgtaaattacCGCAGATCTATTATTATCTCATTCTTCCACCATATAATACCAGGCAATTTctcactgaaacattttccttACCATCCTCATTCTGGTGATGGGGACATCTGCGGACCACATCGGCTATGTGTTCAGTCTTCTTATAGACCGCTGTGGCCCTCAGGACAGCACCCGCGGGAGGCTCCTTGCTCACTAGCACTTCAACCAGGCTGGTCTTTGCCAGTTGGCAAAAGAGCTTGTTGAGAAGCTCCGAATACTGAGAGAAAGCACAGTGAAAAAGCCATGCACGTTATTATCTGTGCCCTTGTGGGGCAGCAGAGCTGTTAGTACATATGTGAGAACTCAAATGCCACGCACTGGTCTGAGATCtgtccaggaaaaaaaacaagcgcACTATTAAAGACTAAAACTCAAACACTACTCTTTCTTCTCTAAAGAACCAATAACAAATTACATGGTATGTTCTTATGTTAATTAAGGTCAGACTCTTCATATTAAAAGACAATCTTTACCTTGCTGTCGTCCATTTTTAACCCTTTCTGTGCTGGAGGAAGACAGTGCAGGAACATGTCCCGTCATGTCAGAGCTGTGCTTTACACCCGGGCAGCACCTCTCCCACAGACCAGAGCACAAGTCGCAGGAGGCGGGACTTTCAGGGCAGACCACCCTACCCTCAACTAAACCGGCCAA
This genomic window contains:
- the tp53 gene encoding cellular tumor antigen p53, producing MMEEQVFDNLPLSQDSFRKLWQNVLIPSISTIPTWTNEPQEEWISDGHMDTLLNDQVLTEGFDENLFALPPEMSTEDGVTPLSSTVPVTTDYPGEYGFQLRFQKTGTAKSVTSTYSELLNKLFCQLAKTSLVEVLVSKEPPAGAVLRATAVYKKTEHIADVVRRCPHHQNEDAAEHRSHLIRVEGNQRAQYFEDPHTKRQSVTVPYEPPQLGSEMTTILLSFMCNSSCMGGMNRRPILTILTLETTEGLVLGRRCFEVRVCACPGRDRRTEEDNSTKTQNPTKQTKKRKSAPAPDTTSMKKSKSTSSAEEEDKEVFVLHVRGRERYDMLKKINEGLELVDSKTKTKVSVKHEVPVPSCGKRLLQRGERSDSD